In the genome of Brachypodium distachyon strain Bd21 chromosome 3, Brachypodium_distachyon_v3.0, whole genome shotgun sequence, the window AAAAACGGGAAAAAAGAATTTAGTGCGCAACGAAGATTTGGTTGGCGCGTGAACAAAAAGGAGGTATATTTGCCGAAGGCTGGCCTCCAGCAAAAGATTCCTCCGTTTTCGCGCCATTAGCTGCGGCGGGCTAGTCCTCGTGGCACAGCCATTTCTAGTTTTTGCCGATTCTTTGCCGAAAGCCTTGGCTCGTCTTTGCGATTTTCTTCCGGGCCACGGCGTATCCCTGTGTTTTGCGGTGTGCTCGAAGAAATGCTCTCGGCAACACACGGCAAAGAAACAGCGCGGGATAGGAAGGATCGAGTTTGGGTTGTCGCGCCTGGAAATGATTGGGGATTCACAATTCTCACGTGTGACTCAGAACAGGAGAAATAAACTTCAACTGATCAACAGCATATATAACTCAATCCAAACAGATACAGAATTCTTGAATTCATACAGTCAAGAATCGACTAATCAATGACCTGTGTATACAACACATTATCCGTAATTACAAGCCATCACAATTTCATCAGATGAGGCCTCTACATCACAAAGAAACATCGGCAAAACTGCTAGCTACAGGCCTACAGCGTACACGCCAATCTCCTTGTGGATCAGCGTTGATCTCCGGCAGCATCCAGATCGGCCTGCTGCAAACCGCACTGTGTAAAGTCTAAGAATTCGTGCAAGTCCGAGAGATCCATGTTCACGAGGTCCAAGAGTGGTTCGTCCATGAAAGCCGAAGGAGGAGGATCCTTGACCCAACGGCAGCGTCGTcccagccgccggcgccgcagcaCCGTTCACCACGTCCGGCCGGGCTTCTTGATCTGACGGCGGCGCACTCTATAACGATCCGAGGTCTGCGCCTGGCTCGAACCACGACACGTCGGGCACGAAGAGGCCTTCGAAAAAAGAATCCACCTGCAGCGGCTGGTCGTCGGTCACCACCTGGGACGAATCTTGATCGGGGAAAACAAAGCTCGAAGCCCCCGAAATGTGATCCTGGACAGCAAGATCGGGCTCCTCTGttcgggcttgccgggccgcggcgcgcgccaGTCCACCGTcttcgtcggcgccgccgcaatAATCTTCAGCCTCCCTCTTGCGCTTCTTGCCGTGTCCGCTGAGCCGAATCCGGTACGCCCTGATGGACGTCGGCGAGACCAGGCAGGCGGGCGCGGTGACCACGTACTCGTGCATGACCCACCCCGTGCtgccctcctcgccgtcgatgTGGAAGTTGAGCATGTACTTCTTCCACTCGACCTCCATGGCGCCGCAGCTCTCGGAGTCGACGACGCGTAGCTTGTTGTTGGTGTCGCCGTTGCCGTCCTTGCGGCCTTTCTGGCCCTGGCCCTCCCAGCACCCGCCGCCCTCGCAGGTGCGCTTCTGccgccggctgctgccgccgtggaTCGCGTGCCCGGCCGcgaagaagaaggcctcgccctTGCGCCCGTGATCGCTCAGGAGCTtccacggcggcgcgcgcaaCGGATCGTCCTCGTAGATCATGCCTTCTAGCGGGAGCTTCTGGCCCAGGAGCCGTGGGAGCAGGAAGTACTCCACCAGCTCCTCGTCTTCAGGGTTGAACTTGAAGCCCGGCGAGAGGCCCAGGCCGAGCTCGTCCGCCGCTTCCATGGCGCGTCTCTAGGGTTTGATTGGGTTTCTTGCTGGAGGATTTCTCAGACGGGAGCGACGGCGTGATGGTCGAATTGTGGAGAGTGAATAGAACCAGAGAGAGCCTACGTACATATCTATGAGCTGCATGGCGCGTGCGGCAGTTAGCGTTCCATAGTGTGCGTGTTTAATTCCATAGTGTTATCGCTGAGCTGACCACTAATTTGCCCTGCGCGTTGACTTGTCCTACGGGCCTGCTAAAATACGGACTGGCTAACAGGAGACGCTTTTCCCGGTCCCACGGTATCGTCCTTGGTCGGTTAATTAACCATGTGTGGTTTTCAGAATTTCTTTACTCTTCCTTGATTTGCAGTTGCGTCCGTGTTAAGCCGTAGGCTCGTGCGTCGTCTTCTCCCACCACGACGCATGCGAAAAGAAAGACAGAATCGCTAACCCTTCCTTCCGCGAGGAAAAAGGGCTCGATGTCCCCCACACCTCCTCACCTCGCTGCCGCCCCcgccctctctctccttctcctgcgCGCGCTGCATCCAACTCCGCTCGCCCAAGCCGCCTTAGCCTCCGTCGGCCAAGATCTATGGACGACCCGTCACCGCTGCGCTCCTCGCTTGCACGTGCCGTCGCCCCGGAGACTggatccgcccccgccgccatggagcaTAAACGGCCGCCCCCGCTGTCTCCTTCGCGCTCGCGCTTTCCTCCTCGGATTTTACTCGCACCGATATGCcaccgacctcctcctcctcaccgagccgccgccgccgtcccagccctcctcctcaccggtcCTCGGGGTGACGGCGAAGACTCCGGCCAAGCtcccggccccggcgccgccggagacCCCGCCCAAGTCGTCGACCACGACGGCGGTGAAGATCCCGTCCAAGTCTGCCTCGCGCGCGTGCGTCTCGCAAGCCTATGAGAACTCTGACCCGAACATCCTTGTATCCCCTCCCCTGCCGACCTCGAAGTCGAAGACTCCGACCACCAACTCCGCCCGGAAGAAGCGAGGCGGATGTGGCAGAATTGGAGGGTAGTAGCAAGGTGAGGGCGATTAGGAGCAGAGTGATGGCAAAGGCATTGAATAGTGTGCCAGATTTTGGGGCTGGCCACATCAAGCACCTGGTCCATGCCTTCGAGAGCCTGCTCTCCATCTCCAGCGCTACCTCTGACGCCAATCGGGCCGGAGAGGAGACCTGGGCGCTGCCAGGGTTGCAGCCTTGGAAGGACGAGAGCGACTTTGGGGTTCCGTCTGATTTCTCGGACATAGAGCCGAGCAGGCGTTGTACTTCACCCGATGGCAACAGCAACAGGTTAGTTTGTTCAGACAAGAAGTCAGGAGAAGGGGTtgtatttatttgtttttagaTGGTTGTGTTTATTTGTTGTCGACACATTGTATCGATCAATTGATGGAATTTTTGGATCGAGCTGGGACAGCACGATGTCGGCTGGAGAGCGCAGGAGCTAGCGGAACAGGAGGATACATTAACTTCTATTCTCTGAAATGAATGCTGTCTTGCAGTCATCTAAATCGCTAAGGAGCAGCTGAAATAGAAAGCTCAAGGTTACTAGACAGCATCCTTTCAAGCTGAGACCAGAGGTGAACAGCAAAATCTTTGGCTAATGTTCTGCTTGTTAATGGGCAAGTCGGTAGTAGTAGATTCAGTAGTTAAAATGACCTATATTGATATATACATTATGATGTGTGAATCCTGTTTTAACAGCAAATAGGAAGGGCCAAAGAACAGCAGTTTATTAAAAAAGTACAGGAAATGCTTATTGAGGATGAAAAGAAGCGCATACATATTGCTCAAGGACTTCCCTGGACAACTGATGAACCTGAGGTTTGTCTAGCCTATTTTTCTTGAACACATGCCCTGCATTAGCATATTGTTAAAAAATGGTGTCATGTATCAGATTAATTACATGATTCATTGATGTACTTTTCCTTTAACTAACTGCTAGAATTCATGTCTTCTTTTGTTCCTCCATGTCTTAAAGATCCATAGTAAAATCAGTAAGAAAAATTGTGAAAGTTAGTACGGAACCATCTTATTAACCAATATTGTGTATTTATATTACACCTGGCTGGCTAGCTCTATCGTCTCATTAGCTTTATGTGTATTATATGTGGAGATCGTATTAATTTCTTTGTTGAATAATTTTGTTTAAAGAGTACG includes:
- the LOC112271683 gene encoding NAC domain-containing protein 83-like, with translation MEAADELGLGLSPGFKFNPEDEELVEYFLLPRLLGQKLPLEGMIYEDDPLRAPPWKLLSDHGRKGEAFFFAAGHAIHGGSSRRQKRTCEGGGCWEGQGQKGRKDGNGDTNNKLRVVDSESCGAMEVEWKKYMLNFHIDGEEGSTGWVMHEYVVTAPACLVSPTSIRAYRIRLSGHGKKRKREAEDYCGGADEDGGLARAAARQARTEEPDLAVQDHISGASSFVFPDQDSSQVVTDDQPLQVDSFFEGLFVPDVSWFEPGADLGSL